GTTTCAGCCACAGTGAGTCCCGGTCGCAGGCCAGTGGCCGGCTCCCAAGCTGTCACGGTCTCCCCGCCAAAGGGTCTGTGCGATGCTCAGGTCGCTATTTGCCAGAGTAGCACCCGGCATGGTCCGGCGAGAGGCCCGGGCGGCGCAGGGCATGGCCGGCGAGGAGCAGCGCCGCCTGGCCGAGGTGTGCGCCCTGTCGCCCGAGGACGCCCTGCGCCGATTGGGGACGTCGTGGCGCGGCCTGGACGGGGCCGCGGTTGCGGCCCGCCGTGCGGAGGTTGGTGCCAACGCGATCACCACCAGGAGACGCGGTGGGGTGGTTGTGGAGGTGTTGCGGCGCTTCCGCAATCCCCTCGTCGTGCCGTTGCTGGTGATCGCCATCGTGTCGTTCCTGATGGGGGATGTGAAGGCCACGGTTGTGGTCAGTGGGATGGTGTTCCTGAGCGTGGGGCTGTCGTATTTCCAGGAGACACGCTCGGCGCGGGCCGTGGAAGAACTCAAGGCAATGATCCACAGCCGCGCCACGGTGGTTCGGGAGGGCAAGGAGGAGGAGGTCCCGCTTGCTGATGTGGTGCCGGGGGACCTGGTGGTCCTGGATGCAGGGGCGTTGATTCCGGCTGACTTGCGTGTGGTGCGGGCGAAGGACCTGTTCGTGGCGCAATCGGCGCTCACCGGGGAGTCGATGCCGGTGGAAAAAACGGCGGCGGAGTGCAGCGCAGGGGGCCGCGACGTGCTGGGCATGGGGTCGGCGGTCTTCCTGGGCAGCAGCGTCGTGAGCGGTTCGGGCCTAGGAGTCGTGGTCAACACGGGCAATCGCACGCTCTTCGGAGGCATCTCGTCCAGACTGGCAGAGGCCGAAACGGAGACGAGCTTCGACAAGGGGGTCAAGCAGTTCACCTGGCTGATGGTTCGGTTCATGTTGGTGATGGTGTGTGCGGTGTTCCTGATCATCGGTCTGACCAAGGGCAATTGGGTAGAGGCCTTGCTCTTCGGGCTCGCGGTGGCCGTGGGGTTGACGCCGGAGATGCTGCCCATGATTGCCACCGTGAACCTCTCTAAGGGCGCTCTGGCCTTGGCAAGGAAGAAGGTGGTCGTCAAACACCTATCGTCCATTCAGAACCTTGGGGCGATAGACATCCTGTGCACGGACAAGACGGGAACCCTCACCCAGGACCGCGTGGTGCTGGAGAAGCACCTGGACGTGACCGGCCGGCCGAGCGATGACGTGTTGCGGTATGCGTACCTGAACAGCTATTATCAGACGGGGTTGCGGAATGTGCTCGACAGGGCGGTGCTTGATCATACCGATCTTGATGTGGAGCGGTCGTGCCGGAAGGCGGACGAGATTCCCTACGATTTCCTACGCCGCCGCATGTCGGTGACGATAGAGTACGAGGGCGACCTGGTCCTCATCTGCAAGGGGGCGGTGGAGGACGTGCTGAAGGTCTGCTCGCGGTACCAAGTGGAAGACGAGGTGTATCCGCTGATTGACGCCATCCGTTACGACGTGCTCGAGGAGGCCCAGGCGTTGGGCCGCGACGGGTTCCGCGTGCTGGCCGTGGCGTACCGCGAGTTTCCCCGCGACAAGTCGCAGTTCAGCGTGGCCGACGAGGCGGAACTCGTCCTGCTGGGCTATATCGCCTTTTTCGACCCTCCAAAGGACACGGCGGGTCAGGCCATCGCCGAGCTGCGGGACGCCGGCGTGCGGGTGAAAGTGCTGACCGGCGACAACGCGCTGGTCGCGCGGAAAGTCTGCGGCGACATGGGCCTGAACGTGGAGCGGGTCGTGACGGGCGATGAGATCGGCGGCCTGTCCAAAGAGCAGTTGGGCGAGCTCGCCGATCACACGGATGTATTCGCCCGCCTCACCCCCCTGCAGAAGGAGGAACTGATCGGCGCCCTGCGAAGCCGTGGGCATGTGGTGGGGTATCTCGGCGACGGCATCAACGACGCGCCGTCGCTGAAGACCGCCGACGTCGGGATTTCGGTGGATACCGGCGTGGATGTGGCCAAGGAGGCCTCCGACGTGGTGCTTCTGGAGAAGAGCCTCACGGTCCTCGAGGATGGGATCATCGAGGGGCGCCGGGTCTTCAGCAACATCATCAAGTACATCCGCATGGGCGCCAGTTCCAATTTCGGCAACATGTTCAGCGTGGTGGGCGCGGCATCGTTTCTGCCTTTTCTGCCCATGGCCCCGATTCAGATCCTCACGAACAACCTCCTGTATGACTTCTCGCAAGTGGGCATCCCCACCGACCAGGTGGACGAGGAATTGCTGCGCAAGCCGCGCCAATGGAACATCGCAAACATCAAACGCTTCATGGTCTTCATCGGGCCCATCAGCTCCATTTTCGATTACGCCACGTACGCCCTCATGCTGTGGGTGTTCTCCTGCCACCGATTCTCTGCGCCGGACACCGCTGCCCACGTGAAGGAGTACTACGAACAACTCTTTCATACCGGGTGGTTCGTCGAGTCGCTGCTCACGCAGACGCTCATCGTGCACATCATCCGAACACGCAAGATCCCCTTCCTCCAGAGCCGGCCGAGCGCCGGCCTTGTCCTGACCACTCTGATTGCGATTGGCGTGGCCATCTGGCTGCCCTACTCTCCCGTCGCCCGGTACCTTGGGTTCGTCCCGCTGCCCGCCGATTACTGGTTCTGGCTGGCGGGATTCCTGCTGGCCTATTCTGTCCTCACCCATCTCGTGAAGACGTGGTTCCACAGGAAATACGGGGTTGATTGAGCATGAGAGCGCTGCTCCAGGCCATCGAGGAGGGCCGGCTGATCGAGCTGCCGGAGAACGACAAGGAGAAAGCCCTGACCCTGCTCGCGACCATGATCGAGGCCGTGCCCTCCGTGCCGCCCGGCCTTCGGCTGGTGGAAGCCGTTCTTGCGCGCGAGGCGCAGGCCAACACCTGCCTGGTTCAGGGCTGGGCGGTGCCGCATGCTCGCGTGCCGCAGGACGGAGATCTCATCTGCTGCGTGGGGTGGAGCCCCGTGGGAATCCCCTATGGGACAGCGGATGGGGTCCCCGTGCGTGTCGTGCTGCTCTACTACGTCCCGGACTCTCAACGTGGCGCCTACCTGCGCGAAATCTCCGCGCTGGCGCGCGTCCTCCAGGCAGAAACGGTCGCTCAGCGAGTCTTCGAAGCGTCCACGTTGGATGGCCTGCGGATCCGTCTCCTGGACGTGGTGACGGCCGCGCTGGGCACCTCGCAGGCGGAGGCACGGGCGCGAATGGTGCGCCTGGAGGCTCGAGCCACCGCCGCCGGCGTCGCTCCGCCACAAACCTTCGACCCTACGCAGGTCGTCCCTGCCTGGATCGTGGATGCCGCCGACGGCCGCGTGATGGTTCTCGCGCGCGACGAAGGGCTCGTGCGGGCCCTCGAGGCCCAGCCGGACCTGGGGTTGCGGCTTGCGCGCCAGGCCGTGGTGTCTGTAGGCGGCCACACTATCCACGTGCGCCAGAGTTCCACCTACGGGCTTGGGCGCAGCCTGTTCGACTGCCTCATTGTGAAAGCCAAGTGATACCGAGTGGATGACGTGCGCAGTCGGCAGCCTCGGGGCGCTACGGGCCCTGTCCACCTTCTTGACCAGCCATGAGCTGCAGGGCGCGGACCCACGAGTCGCCCACCTCGCCAAACCCGTCCTTGATCCGACGGTAGTCGTGGCGGGCGATGAAGTCGTCCAGCTCTCCCTGAAGCGCCGCGAGCTTGCGCTGCTGCACCTCCCACAGATAGCCTCGGGTGCCTGAGTCCCCAATCCGGTCGTAGACGAAGAGGAAGTGCGGCACGCACAGGCCGGGACAGGCGTCGAAGGCGGCCCGCATCTCCTCGTCGTCCGCAAGGCCCTCGATCAGGATGGCAGCGTGGCGTTCCCGGCTCTCGGCCTCGAGGTGACAAGCGGGACATTGGGCGCGCTTCGACCACGCGGCGGTGGCGGACGGCCGCAGGCGGCGCAGGCCCGGCTGCCGAAGGGCCTTGAGGAAATCGAGGAACAGCTCGACCTGGTCCCGATAGAGGATGGCCGTGCCGAGGCCGCTCTTGAAGCCGGCCAGGGTGTGGGCGTGACGGGGGCAGTAGCCCCTGGACGCTCTCAGGCTACGCCGCACGCCGGGGTCGTTGACCGACTCGTAGAGAAGCCCATCCAGGTAGCGCTTCGTGCCCTCGACCTCGATGGAGCACAACGGGCAGCCGGCGGCCTGCCGGAGGGCCTCCAGAACGATGTGATAGGGGAGATGCTTTTCCTTGTGCTTGGCCATAGTGTAGCTGACCTCACGTGAGGGTCGCGTGCGACGAGACGCTATGCGTCGTCCGACGCCTCCCAGGGGAGGTAGAGATTCTTCTCCCCGGCAATGTGGATGATCGCGCGGAGGTAGGCGTCCGATTCGTCGTCGTGCTGGAGGTGCCTGCGGAGGCCCTCGTGCTTCATGGCGTAGTTCTGCATGTCTTCGGCCGCCTCCTGGAATCGGCGGGCGGCCTGATGAATCACGGCCTGCGCGATCTTCTGGCGCTGCACCTTCTCAACGAGGTGGACGAGGTGGCGCAGGCAGACGCCCTGGGACTTGGCATAGGCCCGCTGCCCCTCCTCGTCGTTCAGGAAGCTGGCGAGGCGCTCGATGGAGACTCGCTCGCTCTCACGCGCGAGCTGGCACACGCGGCAGCCGCCGGGGTTGCTCATCAGCGCTCGGACCGCCTGACCGGCCTCGGATTGTACGGCGGCCTTGGGCAGTTCCTGAGAGAGCCGCTGGACGAGTCTCGTGTAGCCGAGGGAGAGGCCGTGGGGCGAAGCCATCGCCTCGAGTTGCCAGGTGTGGGGAGCGCAGAAGCCGAGCCCGGCGGCGAACTGCTGCTGCGCGGCTTCGTCCTGAGCGAGGCGGTGCTGCCAGCTCGCCAGGAAGTCGAAGGCCGTCTGAGTCATGTGCTGGCAGACCGGGCAGCCGCGGGTGCGAATGGCCTTGGCGATCCGAGGCTCGGGCGGCCGCACCGCGGGCAGCTCATCGGCCGGTGGCGAGGCTGGGGCGCTGGTGTCCACGGCTGGGGCTGGTCCCAGGGTGGGCGCCGAAGGCTGCGAGGGTACGACCTCGGGGCGCATGCCGAGGAGCTGGGTGCGAAGGGAATTCAGCGCGGCCTCCGCGTCGCCCACGGCGGCCTCACGGTTGCGGCTCTCGCGCCAGTTCTTCCCTGCGATGGCCTCGAGGATGTGGGCCTCGGCCTCGGCGGCCCAGGCGCCCGCCAGGTCGCCGAGGCCCCGCACGGCTTCGGCGATGCCACTGGCCACGGCCTCCTGAAGCGTAGCCGAGCACGATTCGAGGAACCGGCCACACTCGCCATCAAGGTGGCCTGTCAGCGGCCCTCGGACGACCCTTGCCGGCAGGAGAGCGGACCAGAACGGAACGCGCGGGGCCCAAGCGGCACCTGCCGCGAATGGGTTGGGGACTCTCACGGTCACATCCAGGTTGCCGGGGCCGCCCGCCGGAGCACCCTGCGGGGCGGGAACGTCCATTACCTCCGCGGCAATGGCAGAAATGGCGCCCAGATTCCGCGTGACGCGCGCCCAGTGCTCGCTCGCGGCCTGGGGGAACATGCCGCTGAGCCTCTGCTGCTGGGCAGCGGCCCATGGCTCTCCACGCGCGCGAAGGTCCTCGGCGACGCGGCGCGCGAGGGCCCTGGCCACACGCCGGGCGGTCCGCCAGCGTCCCTCCTTGATCGCGGCTTCGACGTGCACCGCGGCTTGCGCCCTTGCGGCCTCAAGGAACGCGCAGTTGTCGGGCGCCACGGCGTCGGCCGCCCAGCGCATCAGGTGCTGGCCCATACGCTGGATGAGCTCATGCCGCTCCTGGGCATGTTCCCGCCAGCGCTGGCGGAGTTGCTCCTGCCTTGCCCGCACAACGTCATCCGAGGCAGCTCTCGCCTTGTGATGGAGGCGGATTTCCTGCACCTCCTCGTCCAGGAGCCGGAGCGCGCGGGCAGTGAGAGACTCCAGGAAAGTCGCTGCTTTCTCATTCGACAGGAAGTCCACCAGCGCCGCCTCGAGGTCCTTGACGCCGCTGCGAGCATAGCCTTCACCATCGCCGGCCAGCCGGCTGGCAAGGCCGAGGCGCGAGGAGACGGGGAAGAGGCGAACGGCATCGGCCCCGAGATGCTGCTTGAGGGCGGCGGCGGTGAAGCCGAGCACCTCCTGGCGCTCGCGGTCACCCACGAGGTCAACCTTGTTGACCACGAAGAAAAGTTTGCGGGCGTGCTCGCGTATCCGTTGGAGGAACTCGATCTCGGAGGCGGTGAGCGCGGCTTCCACGCTGGTGACGAAGAGCGCGGCGTCGCACTGGGGCAGGAAGCTGTAGGTGGTCGTCGTGTTCGCCTCGATGGAGGAGCCGACGCCGGGGGTGTCCACGAACTCCAGGCCCCGCCGCAGGAAGGGGTGGGGAAGCTCCAGGCAGGCCGTGCTCACTGCCTTCTCGTTGCTGGGGTTGCCCCGCTCGGTCACGAACGCGGATAGGTCCGAGACAGGGTATTCCCTCGGGAATGCGGAGCCGGCGTTGTGGACGACCAGCCGTTCCCTCGAGCCGAACTTCAGCACCGTGATCGCCGACGTGACGGGCAGGACGCCCGTGGGCAGGAGATCGCGCCCGATGATGGCGTTCATCAGGGAGCTCTTGCCGCGCTTGAACTCGCCGAGCACGGCCAGGGTGAAACGGTCCTCGGCCAGCTTGGCCATCAGCTCGCGGCATTGCTCAGCCCGCGTCTCGCTCGCGCCCTGCCGGAGAAGGCCGTGGAGCGCGCGGATGTGGCCCGCCAGGGCGTGCTTGGCGCGCGTGTAGGCGCGCAGCTTCTCCACGTCGGGGCTCGTATCAGACTCCGATGCCTTGAGCACCGCTCGGGATGCCTCCGGCGACACAGCCTCACTGCCCATGGCTACCCCGCATCCTCCAGCATGCGACCCAGGCAGTCTGCGACCCTGGCGCTCAAATCGCCGACCGGGATGTCCATATCCCAAGCGGCCTGGCCTCTGGCAAGACCCAGGCGCAGGTGCTGAAGGGGCACGCCGGCGCAAACCTGCTCAACGACGCGGCAGGATCGCAACGCTTCATGGGGGATACAGCACACGTTGATCCCGTAAGACCAGATGCCTGGCCGCAGATCGGGCTCGTTGACGACGTGCACGACCCCGCGGTCGGTCACGACGAGGGCACCCTCCTCCGCCACACAGACGGGAGCTTTTCCCCAGAGCGACGACCGAGTCCCCCAGGTCTGCGCCGAACAGGCGTAGGCGACAAGGGACTCTCCTTCGACGAGGACAGGGCGCAGCCGCCCGGCCTGCCGGGGAGCCACACGCCGCCACAACTCGGGCCAAGCAAGCGGCGAGGGCACGGGCGGTCGGCGGACAGGCCGGGCGGCTGCTCGGTACCCGCGCACCAGCGCCCCAAAGTGCTCGACGCCGTATGTGGCCTCGTAAAGGATCGTCGCCGCAGCCACCCTTGCGCCGTCGGAGTAACGAACGACAAACCAGCCCGGCAGGAGCGAGCCCCCGAACTCCACGCTCAGCACGTTCGCAAACGGAATGACTTGGAGCGAAGGCGCGAGTCGCTTCCGGTGGGCATCGCGGGAAACAAGAAGGCGGTCGTCGGTCACGGCCACAGCGTGAGAGCCCGGCTCTCCGTGGAACCCGAACGGCGCCCCCTCGCCGTCCCAGATGGGGGCATAGAGGAGGCAATGAAGCCGCTCGCCCGGCCGCAGGGCCGAGCCGATGAGGGTCGGATGAACCCCCGGCAGGTCCTCCGGCCCCTCGACGGGGAAGACCATCACCTCCCGGCCGCAGGAGGGCACCCCGCTCGGCCTGCGCCCGGCCGGGCCGGTACCGAGGTCATCGGACCGGCTCCTGGGGGGAGCCGCCGGTTGGTGGGTAGCGAGGACCAGCCTCTCAGGCACGGTGCGCCCCTCGACTGCGTATCAAGGCCATTGCAACGGCCCCGGCCGCGCCCACAACGGCGGAGTAGGCGAACGCATGAACCGGGCCGAACGCCACCCAGAGAAGCCCCACGATCACGCTCGACGCGAAATCACCGATGCCGTTGACGACCCCCAGCAAGCCGAACGCCGTGCCCGCCACATCGGCGCCCACGTAGTCCCGCACGGCCACGGCCTCAATGGTGTCTTCCCAGGCGATGAAGACGCCCGCCAGCACGAACAGAAGGGAGAACCACCAGAGGCTCGGTACGGCCAGAGCGAAACCCAGGAACGTGATCACGGCCACGGCGTAGCCGACGGCCAGGTAGCGCGTGAGCGAGAACCGATGGCTCAGCGCGCCGATGGGAAACGAGGCGGCCGCATAGACGACATTGCGGAGCGTGTAGAGGAGCGCCGCCATGCGCGACGCTTCCAGAAGCCCCATGCTCGGCTCCAGGGAGGTGGCGGCCCGCAGGATCATCAGAGTCGGCGCGAAGTCCGCGATACCGAACAGCCCGACCGCGACGAGGAAGACGCGGTACTCGCGCGGCAGCCCCTTCAGCGTGCCCCAGAACGTGATGTGGGGGTTCGGCTGACGCCGCTTCTCGGTCACCAGGAAGGCCATGGTGGCCACCGAAAGCAGGCCGGGGACCAGCGTAATGAGGAAGATCACCCTGAATGCCCCGCCGGCGTCGGCGGCGCCTTCAGGCAGCCAGGAGTTGACGGCGCGGACCCACGCCGGGTGGGCGCTCAGCAAGCTCAAGAGCCCGAAGGCAGCCAGCGGGCCGGCCACGGCCCCCGCTGTGTCCCCAGCCCTGTGGAACCCGAATGCCTTGCCACGATCCTGGGGTGCGACGGACTCCGCGAGCATGGCGTCCCGCAGCGGTCCGCGAATGCCCCGGCCCAGCCAGCCGACCACTCGCCCCACCAGGATCAGCGGCCAGGCGAACGCCAGCGCAAAGACGGCCTTGGAGACACCCGTCAGAACATACCCGATGACCGTCCAGACCTTGCGGTGGCCGATCCGATCGCTGTGGTAGCCGGCACCCAGCTTCACGAAGCTCGAGACGGCATCCGCCACCCCCTCGATGGACCCCAAAGCTGCTGCGGAGGCCCCGATCGCCTGCATGAACTGCGGCAGCACGGCAGTCGCCATCTCGTGGCAGAAGTCGCTCAAGAAGCTCGTCAGACCGAAGGCGAAGACATTGCGATTCAGCCATCGGCCGGCGGCGGACCGCCGAGCCGCCCCCTCCTCACTCCTTGCGTCCATGAGATTCCCCCTGTGATTCGGCAACCAGCCTCTGTTCGATCAGTTCCAATGTGCGTCGGAACCCCTTGTCTTCTTTCTGCTCCAGAGCTCTCAGAATGCACTCCTTGGCTTCTCGATACCTCTCCTGCTTGTAGAGGCAGCAGGCGAGGTGCTCCTTGAAGCGTGGCTCGAAGGGGTTGAGCCAGATGGCGCGGCGAAGCTGGGCCTCCGCCAGATCATAGGCCTGGCACGCAGCGAGGTGGACGCCCAAGGCATCGCGGTCGTAGCCGAGGCAACGGCTGGGCCGCAGCGCCTCCTCACGCCGCTCGGCCTTATCCTTTCTTCGTGCCCTTCGTTCGGACACGGGGATGCGCTCCATCTGTGGGTGCGGTATCCTCATCCCGCGCTGCGCGGTGCAAGGCCGCGCCGCCCGCACTGGCTCCTGCTCCGGTTCTCGGATAGTCGGGAGTCGTCGGCCGGTTCCTTGCCGCGGAGGCGACCCGCTGGATGGCCCCCAAGAGTTCGCAGAGTCTGGCCACTTTGGGGTCCATGTACCGCACCAGTTCGGCGGGCGGCTCGCCGTAGCGGCGCAGGTAGCGGCCCTCAAGCTCCTGAAGCGGCTCCATCAGGGTGCAACACCACCCCCAGATGTTGCTGGCCAGGTCCTGCACTTTGGGCTCGAGACCTAGCCTGGCGCGGATCTCCCCAAGCTCCTCGCGGATCTGACCAGCCAGGGAGCGGATCGCCTCGCGCTCGCGAGGCAGCAGGGGGTTCCGCTCGTGATAGAGCACGCCGTGGTCCTCGCTGCCCGAGGCCCAGCGCTCGAAGGCGCACAGGGTCTCATCCAGGAGTGCCAGAGATGTCAGGATCCCGCGCAGGTGAAGCTCGCTCATATGGACAACCCCACCAACCTGCGGCGCGCGTGGACCCGCGCGCCGGGACAGACACGCGGCACCTTGCGCACCGCAATCCTTCCCTGGGCGAGCAGGCCCTGCTCATACATGTCCCGAAGGAAAGCTCCGATACGCTCGGGCAGGTCCACGATCTCCACCAGCAGCGGCAAACCTTCCGAGAGAGGCGCCTTCCTGGGCCTGGCGCCTTCGCCCTCGGCGTGGGAGCCCGCCTCGCTGCGGAGAACGGTAGCTCCCGCAAGCCCCCTCTTCCGGGCTTCCTCGACCAGGGCTTCATGCACGGGCCGATGCCCGGACTTCGCGGTCTGCGACACAGTGATGCGAAGCGACACGGCATCCTCGTTCCAGGCCGCTTCGCGGGGTTCGCTCGACATGGCAGGCTCACTCCTCGCTCAGGTCCTCTTCCTCCTTGGGAGCATGAGCGGCACGCTCCGGGAGGGGCTCAGCGGCCGGCGCCGCCCCCGGCAGCGGGAGCAGGTGCTTCGGCAGGAATGCGGCGTTGGCCACCAGGGTGGGGATCACCGCGCTGGCGATCACGGCGGCGACCAGGAACGAGTACTGCGCCTGGGTCACGATGCCGTGCGTGAGCCCGTAGAGGGCG
The Planctomycetota bacterium DNA segment above includes these coding regions:
- the mgtA gene encoding magnesium-translocating P-type ATPase, with the translated sequence MVRREARAAQGMAGEEQRRLAEVCALSPEDALRRLGTSWRGLDGAAVAARRAEVGANAITTRRRGGVVVEVLRRFRNPLVVPLLVIAIVSFLMGDVKATVVVSGMVFLSVGLSYFQETRSARAVEELKAMIHSRATVVREGKEEEVPLADVVPGDLVVLDAGALIPADLRVVRAKDLFVAQSALTGESMPVEKTAAECSAGGRDVLGMGSAVFLGSSVVSGSGLGVVVNTGNRTLFGGISSRLAEAETETSFDKGVKQFTWLMVRFMLVMVCAVFLIIGLTKGNWVEALLFGLAVAVGLTPEMLPMIATVNLSKGALALARKKVVVKHLSSIQNLGAIDILCTDKTGTLTQDRVVLEKHLDVTGRPSDDVLRYAYLNSYYQTGLRNVLDRAVLDHTDLDVERSCRKADEIPYDFLRRRMSVTIEYEGDLVLICKGAVEDVLKVCSRYQVEDEVYPLIDAIRYDVLEEAQALGRDGFRVLAVAYREFPRDKSQFSVADEAELVLLGYIAFFDPPKDTAGQAIAELRDAGVRVKVLTGDNALVARKVCGDMGLNVERVVTGDEIGGLSKEQLGELADHTDVFARLTPLQKEELIGALRSRGHVVGYLGDGINDAPSLKTADVGISVDTGVDVAKEASDVVLLEKSLTVLEDGIIEGRRVFSNIIKYIRMGASSNFGNMFSVVGAASFLPFLPMAPIQILTNNLLYDFSQVGIPTDQVDEELLRKPRQWNIANIKRFMVFIGPISSIFDYATYALMLWVFSCHRFSAPDTAAHVKEYYEQLFHTGWFVESLLTQTLIVHIIRTRKIPFLQSRPSAGLVLTTLIAIGVAIWLPYSPVARYLGFVPLPADYWFWLAGFLLAYSVLTHLVKTWFHRKYGVD
- a CDS encoding PTS sugar transporter subunit IIA — protein: MRALLQAIEEGRLIELPENDKEKALTLLATMIEAVPSVPPGLRLVEAVLAREAQANTCLVQGWAVPHARVPQDGDLICCVGWSPVGIPYGTADGVPVRVVLLYYVPDSQRGAYLREISALARVLQAETVAQRVFEASTLDGLRIRLLDVVTAALGTSQAEARARMVRLEARATAAGVAPPQTFDPTQVVPAWIVDAADGRVMVLARDEGLVRALEAQPDLGLRLARQAVVSVGGHTIHVRQSSTYGLGRSLFDCLIVKAK
- a CDS encoding DUF6062 family protein, translating into MAKHKEKHLPYHIVLEALRQAAGCPLCSIEVEGTKRYLDGLLYESVNDPGVRRSLRASRGYCPRHAHTLAGFKSGLGTAILYRDQVELFLDFLKALRQPGLRRLRPSATAAWSKRAQCPACHLEAESRERHAAILIEGLADDEEMRAAFDACPGLCVPHFLFVYDRIGDSGTRGYLWEVQQRKLAALQGELDDFIARHDYRRIKDGFGEVGDSWVRALQLMAGQEGGQGP
- a CDS encoding dynamin family protein, translated to MGSEAVSPEASRAVLKASESDTSPDVEKLRAYTRAKHALAGHIRALHGLLRQGASETRAEQCRELMAKLAEDRFTLAVLGEFKRGKSSLMNAIIGRDLLPTGVLPVTSAITVLKFGSRERLVVHNAGSAFPREYPVSDLSAFVTERGNPSNEKAVSTACLELPHPFLRRGLEFVDTPGVGSSIEANTTTTYSFLPQCDAALFVTSVEAALTASEIEFLQRIREHARKLFFVVNKVDLVGDRERQEVLGFTAAALKQHLGADAVRLFPVSSRLGLASRLAGDGEGYARSGVKDLEAALVDFLSNEKAATFLESLTARALRLLDEEVQEIRLHHKARAASDDVVRARQEQLRQRWREHAQERHELIQRMGQHLMRWAADAVAPDNCAFLEAARAQAAVHVEAAIKEGRWRTARRVARALARRVAEDLRARGEPWAAAQQQRLSGMFPQAASEHWARVTRNLGAISAIAAEVMDVPAPQGAPAGGPGNLDVTVRVPNPFAAGAAWAPRVPFWSALLPARVVRGPLTGHLDGECGRFLESCSATLQEAVASGIAEAVRGLGDLAGAWAAEAEAHILEAIAGKNWRESRNREAAVGDAEAALNSLRTQLLGMRPEVVPSQPSAPTLGPAPAVDTSAPASPPADELPAVRPPEPRIAKAIRTRGCPVCQHMTQTAFDFLASWQHRLAQDEAAQQQFAAGLGFCAPHTWQLEAMASPHGLSLGYTRLVQRLSQELPKAAVQSEAGQAVRALMSNPGGCRVCQLARESERVSIERLASFLNDEEGQRAYAKSQGVCLRHLVHLVEKVQRQKIAQAVIHQAARRFQEAAEDMQNYAMKHEGLRRHLQHDDESDAYLRAIIHIAGEKNLYLPWEASDDA
- a CDS encoding MFS transporter gives rise to the protein MSDFCHEMATAVLPQFMQAIGASAAALGSIEGVADAVSSFVKLGAGYHSDRIGHRKVWTVIGYVLTGVSKAVFALAFAWPLILVGRVVGWLGRGIRGPLRDAMLAESVAPQDRGKAFGFHRAGDTAGAVAGPLAAFGLLSLLSAHPAWVRAVNSWLPEGAADAGGAFRVIFLITLVPGLLSVATMAFLVTEKRRQPNPHITFWGTLKGLPREYRVFLVAVGLFGIADFAPTLMILRAATSLEPSMGLLEASRMAALLYTLRNVVYAAASFPIGALSHRFSLTRYLAVGYAVAVITFLGFALAVPSLWWFSLLFVLAGVFIAWEDTIEAVAVRDYVGADVAGTAFGLLGVVNGIGDFASSVIVGLLWVAFGPVHAFAYSAVVGAAGAVAMALIRSRGAHRA
- a CDS encoding DUF190 domain-containing protein yields the protein MSLRITVSQTAKSGHRPVHEALVEEARKRGLAGATVLRSEAGSHAEGEGARPRKAPLSEGLPLLVEIVDLPERIGAFLRDMYEQGLLAQGRIAVRKVPRVCPGARVHARRRLVGLSI